The genomic stretch TAGGTGTCATCCTGGCCGCGGTGCGCAAAGAGAAACTGAACGATTACATCAACGTGGTCACCATTGCGGAAAAGGAACCCGCCATTGTGGACCTGGATTCTTTCGCCATTCTCAACAGCGTGCTGACCAATTACGAAATGTACGTGGATCGCAGCGTGGCCATAATCAACATCGGTTCTTCGGTCACCAACGTGGTGATCACACGCGGTGGTTACCCCGTGTTCGTGCGGGATATCGCTTTCGGCGGCAACCAGTTCACCGACAACCTCCAGAAAGAGTTGTCGCTCAAGTACGAAAAGGCGGAATCCGTCAAGAAGGGTCGCCCCGTGGAGGGGGTTTCTCCCGCCGCGGTGAAACCCGTGGTCAACCTGGTGTTCAACGAATTGCAGACTGAGATCCGCAAAACCTTTGAGTTTTACCGCTCCAATACCACCGAGGGTCGCATCGACAATATCCTGCTCAGCGGCGGAACCGCCAACCTGGAATCGATCACCGATTTCTTTTCGCAGGCATTTGATATCCCCATAGAGATCGCCAACCCCTTCAACAGCATCGAGATCAATCCCAAAAAGTTCGACCTGGATTTCATCAAGGATATGGCTCCCGTGTTCAATGTGGCCATGGGCCTCGCCCTCAGGGCTGTGGGAGAAAAGAAATGATCAAGGTCAACCTGTTAAGTCCGGGAAAAAAGGAGATGGCAGGGGTTGGGGAAGCTTCAGGACTGGTTGAAGAGGAACGCACGCCCCAGTTAAACATTCCCGTGGCCATCGGCGCCCTGGTCGCCACCCTGGCCATTATCGGTTCCCTCTATTTTATCCAGTCCGGCCGCATTGCCGGCCGGGAGCGAACCCTGGCCGAGCGCAAAGCGCGCAAAGTCGAATTGGACGGGGTATTGAAAACCCTGGAGCAATTGGAAAAAACCAAACAGGACCTGGACCGCAAAGTGCGCATTATCAGCGAACTCAAGGACAGTCAGAACGTCGCGGTCATGATGATGGACCACCTCTCCCGGGCTTTGCCCGACTGGGTTTGGCTGACGCGCTTGAATTTCAACGGCAACTCCGTTGACATCGATGGAAACGCCTTGTCCAACAACCTGGTCGCGGACCTGATCAACAATTTGCAAAGCACCAACCACTTTTACAATATCGAACTC from Candidatus Aminicenantes bacterium encodes the following:
- the pilM gene encoding type IV pilus assembly protein PilM, whose translation is MAFLDVMKSKRIVGLDIGSFALKLVELKPRKKGKSVVYELESLGYEPVPFQSIVEGSIMDSTAVVDAIQHIFYESKTRARRLSFGVSGSSVIVKRIEVQRLSPNEMHEHIIWEARPHIPFTPEEVNIDYEMIESPDISPDRVGVILAAVRKEKLNDYINVVTIAEKEPAIVDLDSFAILNSVLTNYEMYVDRSVAIINIGSSVTNVVITRGGYPVFVRDIAFGGNQFTDNLQKELSLKYEKAESVKKGRPVEGVSPAAVKPVVNLVFNELQTEIRKTFEFYRSNTTEGRIDNILLSGGTANLESITDFFSQAFDIPIEIANPFNSIEINPKKFDLDFIKDMAPVFNVAMGLALRAVGEKK